In Gulosibacter molinativorax, a single window of DNA contains:
- a CDS encoding RsmB/NOP family class I SAM-dependent RNA methyltransferase — translation MSEQRDGVNRTHGGRGKRSGGQRRQARPTKPGARDVALDVLLAVAEDDAYSNLLLPHRIREARLSHEDAGLATELTYGTLRRSGYYDAIIEMVAKRPIDEVDTLARAALQLGAHQLLATRVATHAAVNETVSAVRRRAGQGPSGFVNANLRRISEADAQTWHERVADSANDELERLALVESHPLWIVRALREALALEHREAELEETLRANNESPHVQLAALPELAEREAVIAAHPELLEPEPASPVAMRLSGGDPSDLEEVRSGRVRVQDAGSQLVALALSRVEPLRAGERILDLCAGPGGKSALLAAEVLAAGAKFQANEVVPARADLVRKALRAVADGDALSVTELDGREYANQPDAYDRILVDAPCTGLGALRRRPEARWRKQLSDVADLSALQEELLDAAVTAVKPGGIVAYVTCSPHPAETVGIVRRAARAGGLDVLDATAIYRDLAPDLDITGISVGDGNAVQLWPHRHGTDAMFLTLLRKTD, via the coding sequence ATGAGCGAGCAACGAGACGGAGTCAACCGCACGCATGGCGGGCGCGGCAAGCGATCGGGAGGGCAGCGACGCCAGGCCAGGCCCACGAAACCGGGCGCGAGGGACGTCGCGCTCGACGTGCTGCTCGCCGTCGCGGAGGACGACGCATACTCGAACCTGCTGCTGCCACACCGCATTCGCGAGGCACGACTGAGCCACGAGGATGCCGGGCTCGCGACCGAGCTGACCTATGGCACCCTGCGGCGATCGGGCTACTACGACGCGATCATCGAGATGGTCGCAAAGCGGCCGATCGACGAGGTCGATACGCTTGCGCGCGCGGCTCTCCAGCTCGGCGCGCACCAGCTGCTCGCGACGCGCGTTGCCACGCACGCGGCCGTCAACGAGACGGTGAGCGCGGTCCGGCGCCGTGCCGGGCAGGGCCCGAGCGGATTCGTGAATGCAAACCTGCGGCGCATCTCCGAGGCGGATGCGCAGACCTGGCACGAGCGCGTCGCCGACAGCGCGAACGACGAGCTTGAGCGGCTCGCGCTCGTCGAGTCCCATCCGCTGTGGATTGTGCGTGCCCTGCGCGAGGCCCTCGCTCTCGAGCACCGCGAGGCCGAGCTCGAGGAGACCCTGCGCGCGAACAACGAGTCGCCTCACGTGCAGCTCGCCGCTCTCCCGGAGCTAGCCGAGCGCGAGGCGGTCATCGCCGCGCATCCTGAACTGCTCGAGCCCGAGCCCGCCTCGCCCGTGGCGATGCGACTTTCGGGCGGCGACCCGAGCGATCTCGAAGAGGTGCGTTCCGGACGCGTGCGGGTGCAGGACGCGGGCTCGCAGCTCGTCGCGCTTGCGCTTAGCCGCGTGGAGCCTCTGCGCGCGGGGGAGCGCATTCTCGACCTGTGCGCGGGCCCCGGCGGTAAGTCCGCGCTCCTCGCAGCCGAAGTACTGGCGGCCGGCGCCAAATTTCAGGCGAACGAGGTCGTGCCCGCGCGCGCCGACCTCGTGCGCAAGGCCCTGCGTGCCGTCGCCGACGGGGATGCGCTGAGCGTCACCGAACTCGATGGTCGCGAATACGCGAACCAGCCGGATGCCTACGACCGTATCCTCGTCGACGCACCCTGCACGGGGCTCGGCGCGCTTCGCCGACGCCCGGAGGCGCGCTGGCGGAAGCAGCTCTCGGATGTCGCCGACCTCAGCGCACTCCAGGAGGAGCTTCTCGATGCCGCCGTCACGGCGGTGAAGCCCGGCGGAATCGTGGCCTACGTGACCTGCTCACCGCATCCCGCCGAGACGGTCGGCATCGTGCGCCGCGCCGCACGTGCCGGCGGCCTCGACGTGCTTGACGCGACTGCGATCTACCGCGATCTCGCTCCCGACCTCGACATCACTGGGATCTCCGTCGGCGACGGCAATGCCGTGCAGTTGTGGCCGCATCGCCACGGCACCGACGCGATGTTCCTCACGCTCCTGCGAAAGACCGACTAG
- the rpe gene encoding ribulose-phosphate 3-epimerase, with the protein MTAARINPSILAADFANFERELGRISTADAAHVDIMDNHFVPNLTFGQPMVERLQAVSPIPLDLHLMIQDPDRWAPQFAEMGVFSVTFHLEAATAPATLARRIRERGARAGVALRPGTPFNQIEELLEHFDQLLIMTVEPGFGGQKFMPETMPKLRQAREWARKHDSEIWLQVDGGVSADTIGMAVEAGADTFVAGSAVFRGEPADEIAKLRGLAAQHQH; encoded by the coding sequence ATGACTGCCGCACGCATCAACCCATCGATTCTCGCCGCCGACTTCGCCAACTTTGAGCGCGAGCTCGGCCGCATCAGCACGGCGGACGCCGCCCACGTCGACATCATGGACAACCACTTCGTCCCGAACCTCACGTTCGGCCAGCCGATGGTCGAGCGACTGCAGGCGGTCTCGCCGATTCCGCTTGACCTGCACCTCATGATTCAGGATCCGGACCGCTGGGCACCGCAGTTCGCCGAGATGGGGGTGTTCTCGGTGACGTTCCACCTCGAGGCGGCGACCGCACCGGCGACACTTGCCCGGCGCATCCGCGAGCGAGGCGCGCGTGCGGGCGTTGCCCTGCGCCCGGGCACGCCTTTCAATCAGATCGAGGAGCTGCTCGAACACTTCGATCAGCTGCTCATCATGACCGTTGAGCCGGGGTTCGGTGGTCAGAAGTTCATGCCGGAGACCATGCCGAAGCTCCGCCAGGCGCGCGAGTGGGCGCGCAAGCACGACTCCGAGATCTGGCTGCAGGTGGACGGCGGCGTCTCCGCAGACACGATCGGTATGGCCGTGGAGGCCGGGGCCGACACGTTCGTGGCAGGTTCCGCGGTTTTCCGCGGGGAGCCCGCCGATGAGATCGCGAAGCTGCGCGGGCTCGCGGCGCAGCATCAGCACTGA